One Tolypothrix bouteillei VB521301 DNA window includes the following coding sequences:
- a CDS encoding filamentous hemagglutinin N-terminal domain-containing protein, with amino-acid sequence MTRKHGLHKCLQFGLAGLLGWLSMSLFTTKTLAQQSNIVPDNTLGAESSQVTGNFYPTPIEVITGGAIRQINLFHSFKEFNVSAGREVYFVSPSVDIQNILARVTGNNPSEIFGRLGTSGGSNPNLYLINPNGIVFGKDASLDVQGSFVGTTANGVQFGDRGVFSATNPEAAPLLTVNPSALLFNQNQGNARITNQSQASAGKNLIAEDVTGLRVPDGKSLLLVGGNINIDGGSIRSYGGNIELAGLAAPGNIGLNIAGDRISLAVPDGVERANVSLNNAAEVNVRGANGGNIKIHARDVNLAGESKLRAGIETGLGTPNSQGGHIEINATGTINLTDTSFISNTLRKDAIGKSGDINITTGSLSLSKNSFLDASTFGQGNSGKVSILAKDNILLTGSSEIYSSTEEGSFGNGGSINIQTSSLSLAQGSELNTKTLGQGNAGSININARDTISLDGFVETTLKDGEPSRIYSRIISAVNPEGTGKAGDIQIKTGSLQSTNGVFISSSTLGKGEAGNLTIDANNIAFDGGSSIDSRVFADGVGKGGNIWVNTGILSLLGGSKISTTVSGKGDAGNIFVNARDTIKLDGIGEFSIAGIQSGVIAGGVGNGGNIEITTGLLSLTNGASIDTGTNGKGNAGNISIDARENINLDGFGKVFTEQFGQVKLPSRISSDVSLDGVGKGGNIRINTRELFLNNKGQISADTFGIGDGGNIFIQVSGKISLSDTNNIGFTQISTTVSSKARGNGGTINIQSGNLLLDNASINSYTSGQGNAGTISIKVQDTLFLNNQAYFSSATSEIVGNGGDIDIQTGKLFLDNNSYFFASTSGKGNGGNISIQATDTVSLANNSNISSSISETGVGNAGNINIFAKSFFVSGESSIFNSNLGGKGNAGNILINTKENTSFTGGSSLSNGTSGEGNAGNIKIQASGAVILSGRSERLSSGISSGVLETGVGNSGDIEIFARSFELFDNANLATLSFGKGDAGNVLITTSGDTTIKDSSGIATFIGKEGNAGKIAIRAGGDVSISGTSSLSSILYLNAVGKGGDIEIQGRNFSLSDGAALLSATVGKGDAGNVLINATDDISFTNGSQVRADTLGQGNAGNVTLNAGGTVLFDGMSSGGRRSGIATQVTTEEGFTGKGEGGDININARTLLITNYGVLSSSSTGQGNAGDININTRTVSLDNEGIIAAQTNSGNGGNINLTSTDLLLLRRNSNISTTAGLTKAGGNGGNININAKFIVGVPQENSNISGDSFEGSGGNVRINSQGIFGIEARPKPTEKSDITASSELGISGVININAPDTSSIQNSFTDLSSNLIDTNTLLTKSCITRSIKRQENSFTIKGSGALPTNRPGVLVSTYATGEVRGVETTSRPWKKGDPIIEAQNVYRLNNGQLILSRECSS; translated from the coding sequence ATGACAAGAAAACACGGTTTACACAAGTGTTTGCAGTTCGGATTGGCTGGGTTACTTGGCTGGTTGAGCATGAGTCTCTTCACCACGAAAACCCTAGCGCAACAAAGTAATATTGTACCCGACAACACACTTGGCGCTGAGTCCTCCCAAGTGACAGGCAACTTTTACCCGACACCGATAGAAGTCATTACAGGTGGTGCAATTCGCCAAATTAATCTGTTTCACAGTTTTAAAGAATTTAATGTTAGCGCGGGACGGGAAGTATATTTTGTGAGTCCTAGTGTAGATATCCAAAATATTCTGGCACGGGTGACAGGGAATAACCCTTCCGAAATTTTTGGGAGACTGGGAACATCTGGTGGTTCTAACCCGAATCTATATTTGATTAATCCCAATGGGATTGTATTTGGCAAAGATGCTAGTTTAGATGTGCAGGGTTCCTTTGTGGGGACAACAGCGAACGGGGTACAGTTTGGCGATCGCGGTGTTTTTAGTGCCACAAATCCCGAAGCAGCACCATTGTTGACGGTGAATCCTTCAGCCTTGTTGTTTAATCAAAACCAAGGGAACGCAAGAATTACTAATCAATCGCAAGCTTCTGCTGGTAAGAATCTTATTGCTGAAGATGTCACGGGTTTAAGAGTACCAGATGGCAAAAGTTTGCTGCTTGTTGGTGGAAATATCAATATTGATGGTGGGAGTATTCGCTCCTATGGGGGGAATATTGAGTTAGCAGGTTTGGCTGCACCGGGAAATATAGGATTAAATATTGCAGGCGATCGTATCAGTTTAGCAGTACCTGATGGTGTAGAACGGGCAAATGTTTCCCTAAATAACGCCGCAGAAGTTAATGTTCGTGGTGCGAATGGCGGGAATATTAAAATTCATGCTCGTGATGTGAATTTAGCAGGAGAAAGTAAACTTAGAGCAGGTATAGAAACAGGTTTAGGAACACCAAATAGTCAAGGTGGTCATATAGAAATTAACGCCACAGGAACCATAAATCTGACTGATACTAGCTTTATTTCCAACACATTGCGAAAAGACGCTATTGGTAAATCGGGTGACATTAATATAACTACAGGTTCCTTAAGCTTAAGTAAAAATTCGTTTTTAGATGCCAGTACTTTTGGACAAGGAAATTCTGGAAAAGTTTCAATACTAGCCAAAGATAATATTTTGCTTACAGGTAGTAGTGAGATTTATAGTTCTACGGAAGAGGGAAGTTTCGGCAATGGTGGTAGTATCAACATTCAAACAAGTTCTCTTTCTCTAGCGCAAGGTTCCGAACTCAACACCAAAACTTTAGGACAAGGAAATGCTGGTAGTATCAATATCAATGCTCGCGATACCATAAGTTTAGATGGTTTTGTAGAGACTACTCTAAAAGACGGAGAACCAAGTCGAATTTATAGTCGTATTATTAGTGCTGTCAATCCAGAAGGCACAGGTAAAGCTGGAGATATTCAGATAAAAACAGGATCTCTCCAATCAACCAATGGGGTATTTATTAGCAGCAGTACCCTGGGTAAAGGCGAGGCAGGAAATCTTACTATTGATGCTAATAATATTGCTTTTGATGGTGGTAGTTCTATTGACAGTAGGGTGTTTGCAGATGGTGTAGGTAAAGGTGGAAATATCTGGGTTAATACTGGAATTCTTTCGTTATTAGGTGGTTCAAAAATATCTACTACAGTTTCCGGTAAAGGAGATGCAGGTAATATCTTTGTGAATGCCCGAGACACAATTAAGCTGGATGGGATAGGAGAGTTTTCGATTGCTGGTATTCAAAGTGGTGTAATAGCTGGAGGTGTCGGTAATGGCGGAAATATAGAAATAACAACGGGTTTGCTGTCATTGACAAATGGTGCAAGTATTGATACAGGTACAAACGGGAAAGGCAACGCAGGCAATATCAGCATTGACGCTCGTGAAAATATTAATCTAGATGGTTTTGGTAAGGTTTTTACGGAACAATTTGGACAAGTAAAGTTACCCAGTAGGATTAGTAGTGATGTGAGTCTTGATGGTGTAGGTAAAGGTGGAAATATCCGCATTAATACCAGAGAATTATTCTTAAACAACAAAGGTCAAATAAGTGCTGATACCTTTGGGATTGGTGATGGAGGTAACATTTTTATTCAAGTATCAGGAAAAATTTCTCTCAGCGATACTAATAATATTGGCTTCACTCAAATTAGTACCACGGTTTCTAGTAAAGCCAGGGGTAATGGTGGCACTATCAACATTCAATCTGGGAATTTGTTATTAGATAATGCTTCAATTAATAGTTATACTTCTGGGCAGGGAAATGCTGGTACTATCTCGATTAAAGTTCAAGATACTTTATTTTTGAATAATCAAGCATATTTTAGTAGTGCAACTTCAGAAATAGTAGGTAATGGTGGAGATATTGATATTCAAACAGGAAAACTTTTTTTAGATAATAATTCTTATTTCTTTGCTAGCACTTCTGGTAAAGGAAACGGTGGTAATATTTCAATTCAAGCAACAGACACAGTTTCTCTTGCAAATAACAGTAATATATCGAGCAGTATTTCCGAAACAGGTGTTGGTAATGCCGGAAATATTAATATCTTTGCCAAGTCATTTTTTGTAAGCGGAGAATCTTCGATTTTTAACAGCAATCTTGGTGGTAAAGGCAATGCTGGCAATATCTTAATAAATACAAAGGAGAATACTTCCTTTACAGGTGGTTCTTCTCTGAGTAATGGTACATCAGGTGAAGGGAATGCTGGGAATATCAAAATTCAAGCAAGCGGTGCTGTGATACTTTCCGGACGCAGTGAAAGACTGAGTAGTGGAATATCTAGCGGAGTGTTGGAGACTGGTGTAGGTAATAGTGGTGATATTGAGATTTTCGCCCGTAGTTTTGAGCTATTTGATAATGCTAATTTAGCTACATTATCTTTTGGTAAAGGTGATGCGGGTAATGTCTTGATAACTACATCAGGTGACACAACTATCAAAGATAGTAGTGGTATAGCAACATTTATTGGCAAAGAAGGAAATGCTGGTAAAATTGCAATTCGAGCAGGTGGTGATGTCTCTATTTCAGGAACAAGCAGTTTGTCTTCCATTCTTTACCTAAATGCGGTAGGTAAAGGTGGAGATATTGAAATTCAGGGGCGTAACTTTTCGTTATCCGATGGTGCTGCTTTATTGTCCGCTACTGTTGGTAAAGGTGATGCGGGAAATGTGTTAATTAATGCTACTGACGATATTTCTTTTACAAATGGTTCTCAAGTTCGGGCTGATACTTTAGGACAGGGAAATGCAGGTAATGTTACATTAAATGCTGGCGGTACTGTATTGTTTGATGGAATGAGTTCAGGCGGTCGTAGAAGTGGAATCGCAACCCAAGTTACAACAGAAGAAGGATTTACTGGCAAAGGTGAGGGTGGTGATATTAATATAAATGCTCGTACTTTATTGATTACCAATTATGGAGTACTAAGTTCCAGTAGCACAGGACAGGGAAATGCTGGAGATATTAACATTAATACTCGTACTGTCAGTCTAGATAATGAAGGAATTATTGCTGCTCAAACAAACTCTGGTAATGGTGGAAATATTAACTTAACCTCTACAGATTTATTACTATTGCGTCGTAACAGCAATATCAGCACAACTGCAGGTTTAACCAAAGCAGGTGGAAATGGCGGGAACATCAATATCAACGCTAAATTCATCGTCGGTGTTCCTCAAGAAAACAGCAATATTAGCGGCGACTCTTTTGAAGGAAGCGGTGGAAATGTCAGAATTAACTCACAAGGTATCTTCGGTATCGAAGCGCGTCCAAAACCAACGGAAAAAAGCGATATTACAGCCAGTTCTGAATTGGGTATTTCTGGTGTAATCAACATTAACGCACCCGATACCAGTTCCATCCAAAACTCCTTCACCGACTTATCCTCAAATCTTATCGACACTAACACACTCCTCACCAAGAGTTGCATTACTCGCAGCATCAAGCGACAAGAAAACTCTTTTACTATCAAAGGTTCTGGTGCTTTGCCCACTAATCGCCCTGGTGTTTTGGTTTCTACCTACGCAACTGGTGAGGTTAGAGGTGTGGAAACTACATCTCGTCCTTGGAAAAAAGGCGACCCGATTATCGAAGCGCAAAATGTTTACCGCCTGAATAATGGGCAATTAATATTAAGTCGAGAATGTTCTAGTTAA
- a CDS encoding alpha/beta fold hydrolase, which produces MKPVRQTLSTRDIQLSYLEWNQGQEPLLLLHGLADHALVWSSLGDDLAADYHIVAPDMRGHGESSKPEDDYSFESAIADLEALMDKLGWSSAHIVGHSWSGKLAVIWARLNPQRVRSMVLIDPIFIWKIPSIFKLTFPLLYNSLSFLKGMGPFASYEEAEQKARQLYEFQGWSPLQQQVFKEGIEQKPDGSWGSKFTIAARNGIFEEVMRVPGFTIPIHTPTLFIQPEKGVNRKDWQIKPYKTYLKSLQISTVPGNHWPFLSEPEIFNQTVKAFLQGVR; this is translated from the coding sequence ATGAAGCCTGTACGTCAAACTTTGTCAACGAGAGATATCCAACTTTCTTACTTGGAATGGAACCAAGGTCAAGAACCATTACTGCTGTTACACGGTTTAGCCGACCATGCCTTAGTTTGGTCTAGCTTGGGAGATGACCTAGCAGCAGATTACCATATCGTTGCGCCAGATATGCGCGGTCATGGGGAAAGTAGCAAACCCGAAGATGACTACAGTTTTGAGAGTGCGATCGCGGACTTAGAAGCACTCATGGATAAACTAGGATGGTCATCTGCTCATATTGTAGGTCATTCTTGGTCGGGAAAACTGGCTGTGATTTGGGCAAGACTCAATCCCCAACGTGTACGGAGCATGGTTTTAATAGACCCAATTTTTATCTGGAAAATCCCCAGTATTTTCAAACTCACTTTTCCACTTTTGTACAATTCTTTATCCTTTCTTAAAGGGATGGGACCGTTTGCAAGTTACGAAGAAGCCGAACAGAAAGCGCGTCAGTTATATGAATTCCAAGGATGGAGCCCCTTACAACAGCAGGTTTTTAAAGAAGGTATAGAACAAAAACCGGATGGTAGCTGGGGTAGTAAATTTACAATCGCAGCCCGTAATGGAATTTTTGAAGAAGTGATGCGAGTTCCTGGTTTTACAATCCCAATTCATACTCCCACCCTGTTTATACAACCAGAAAAAGGAGTTAACCGCAAAGATTGGCAGATCAAACCCTACAAAACTTATCTGAAAAGTTTACAGATAAGTACGGTTCCTGGCAATCATTGGCCGTTCCTGAGTGAACCTGAGATATTTAATCAAACTGTAAAAGCGTTTTTACAGGGAGTTAGATAA
- a CDS encoding ABC transporter ATP-binding protein, producing MKIRKKRNALRQSLAVFRYSGRALGLVWTTSRSLTIILASLTLVAGLLPAAVAYIGKLIVDAVIAARNFAVTYNSDSVNLYYPLMYVGLEAIAVALLAASQRGLTVCQSLLRMLLGQRVNVLILEKALSLELTQFEDSEFYDKMTNARREASVRPLSLVTRTFGLVQSALSLVTYGLLLIKFSVWALLMLVIAAMPAFFAETKFAGEAFRLFSWRAPEAREQHYLETLLAREDFAKEVKLYQLGDMLLERYHTIFNRLFGEDRDLTLRRGMWGYLLSLLSTAAFYIAYAWIVVETVAGRISLGDMTMYLTVFRQGQSTFSGALTSIGGMYEDNLYLSNLYEFLEEGIPEPKGKATKGLKSKDGIRFENVSFTYPGNLQPTLKNISFHLKPGEKLAIVGENGSGKTTLIKLLSRLYTPNSGRILLDGLDLQEWNVNVLRRRIGVIFQNFVRYQFTVGENIGVGDVDNLEDNTRWITAADKGMSLPFIEHLPNNFQTQLGKWFRKGYELSGGQWQKIALSRAFMRTQADILVLDEPTSAIDPQAEFEIFNRFRTLTVHQMVFLISHRFSTVRMADKIMVVEAGEIVEQGTHEELLELGGRYATLFSLQAAGYQ from the coding sequence ATGAAGATACGTAAAAAACGCAACGCTCTGCGCCAATCCCTTGCAGTTTTTCGATACAGTGGGCGAGCTTTAGGCTTAGTCTGGACGACTAGCCGCTCTCTTACCATTATTCTTGCGAGTTTAACTTTAGTCGCAGGTCTTTTACCAGCTGCTGTCGCGTATATTGGCAAGTTAATAGTTGATGCTGTCATAGCAGCACGCAATTTTGCAGTTACATATAATAGCGACTCTGTCAATCTTTATTACCCATTAATGTATGTGGGACTAGAGGCTATTGCAGTGGCTTTACTAGCAGCAAGCCAACGAGGTTTGACGGTTTGCCAATCCTTGCTCAGAATGCTGCTCGGTCAACGGGTCAACGTTCTAATCCTGGAAAAAGCACTTTCACTCGAACTCACTCAATTTGAGGATTCAGAATTCTACGACAAAATGACCAATGCAAGGAGAGAAGCATCTGTTCGTCCTCTCTCTCTCGTAACTCGCACCTTTGGCTTGGTACAAAGTGCTCTATCTCTTGTCACTTACGGTCTTTTGTTAATCAAGTTCTCCGTTTGGGCATTATTGATGCTAGTTATAGCAGCAATGCCAGCATTTTTTGCAGAAACCAAATTTGCAGGAGAAGCCTTTCGCCTCTTTAGCTGGCGTGCTCCTGAAGCCCGCGAACAGCATTATTTAGAAACCCTTCTTGCTAGAGAAGACTTTGCCAAAGAGGTGAAGCTTTACCAACTAGGAGATATGTTGCTCGAGCGCTATCACACGATCTTCAATCGACTTTTTGGAGAAGATCGCGACTTGACGCTGCGGCGAGGAATGTGGGGCTACCTACTGAGTTTGTTAAGTACTGCTGCTTTTTATATAGCTTATGCCTGGATTGTAGTGGAAACAGTTGCAGGCAGAATTTCTCTAGGAGATATGACAATGTATCTCACCGTTTTTCGTCAAGGACAATCAACATTTTCTGGTGCGCTCACCTCTATTGGAGGAATGTACGAAGATAACTTGTATCTTTCCAATCTCTATGAATTTTTAGAAGAGGGGATACCAGAACCAAAAGGCAAAGCAACCAAAGGGCTAAAATCTAAAGATGGTATTCGTTTTGAGAACGTATCGTTTACATATCCTGGGAATTTGCAACCAACATTGAAAAATATTTCCTTTCACCTCAAGCCAGGAGAAAAACTAGCCATTGTTGGTGAAAATGGTTCAGGTAAAACAACACTTATCAAACTGCTGAGCCGACTTTATACTCCTAATTCCGGGAGGATCTTATTAGATGGTTTAGACTTGCAAGAGTGGAACGTGAATGTATTGCGGCGGCGTATTGGGGTCATTTTTCAGAACTTTGTGCGCTACCAGTTTACAGTGGGTGAGAATATTGGTGTGGGAGATGTGGACAACCTAGAAGACAATACTCGGTGGATAACGGCTGCAGACAAAGGTATGTCACTTCCTTTTATCGAACATTTGCCTAACAATTTTCAAACTCAGCTTGGTAAATGGTTTAGGAAGGGATACGAACTTTCTGGAGGACAGTGGCAAAAAATTGCTCTTTCCCGTGCTTTTATGCGAACTCAAGCAGATATTTTGGTTTTAGATGAACCAACATCAGCCATAGACCCCCAAGCAGAGTTTGAGATTTTCAATCGCTTTCGCACTCTCACTGTTCATCAGATGGTCTTTCTCATCTCTCACCGTTTTTCTACAGTGCGAATGGCTGACAAAATTATGGTTGTTGAAGCTGGAGAAATTGTAGAACAGGGAACTCACGAAGAGTTGTTAGAATTGGGTGGGCGTTACGCAACACTGTTTTCTCTGCAAGCTGCGGGGTATCAATAG
- a CDS encoding pentapeptide repeat-containing protein: MSNNTRVKTILVLAVNPTNTSRLRLDKEVSEIDEGLRRANKRERFKLEQKWAVRSRDFYRAILDSQPQIVHFCGHGGGEDGIVLEDETGQAAFVRADALSSMFKLFAVKGVECVLLNACYSEVQAEAISQHINYVIGMNQAIGDKAAINFAVAFYDALGAGEEVEFAFELGCSQLVGLKEHQTPVLKKKLIHPVSIEIEPEVILPPNPYQGLSAFQEQDAQFFFGQETFVECLVQATRKQPLVAVMGPSGSGKSSVVFAGLISQLRMEETWLIESFRPGKQPFDELAYTLVRQLEPELGKTEQVIKTAKLAESLKKGEITLQQVTSRILQHNPNKNLLLVADQFEELYTLCQIKEEQERFVDTLLAAIHQTSLTLVLTLRADFYSYVLSYRPFRDVLQQFTPQLLSSMSREELQTAIEQPAQKLEVQLEAHLTERILDDVGQEPGNLPLLEFALTRLWEKQQNRVLTHQAYDEIGGVKKALANHAERVYCKLSETEQKQAQRIFLQLVRLGEGTEDTRQLATSAEVGEENWGLVTYLAGYKARLVVTGRNEQSGEETVEVVHEALIREWQRLRGWIDENRDKLKQQRKIEAAAKDWRDQRKSKDYLLQGKRLTQAKVFRQEYSNTYPLSPLAEELIRESLKQKRCRQFQAISFLVIPVIAVLAVLEPRLREEVIGNDIAIINKEGGAGKRQALERLVKGCWIALRFKWKPNYLSERLFGNCRPLNQANLTGSDLSGANLSGANLSHANFTKANIRSANLTGVDLSGANLTEAYLWDANLTKAYLWGADFTKANLHNVNLNGASLGEANLTEADFNGANLMGANFTEANLTGANLMGTNLTKASFNAANLRGARLDGANLSDAKLSSADLFDTNLRGANLSGANLSSGNYYGNAKLGGAKLKGSLYNKETKFPQNFVPTNQQMHLIGPNVNLSGADLISANFSDVNLSGANLSSALLAGANFSGANLSNVNLSGALLAGANLMEAKNLTPEQVKSAQMWEAAIYDEDFHAKLGLKL, from the coding sequence ATGAGTAACAACACGCGTGTCAAAACAATTCTGGTATTAGCTGTTAATCCCACAAATACTTCTCGGTTACGACTAGATAAAGAGGTATCGGAAATTGATGAAGGATTGCGACGAGCAAACAAGCGAGAGCGTTTCAAGCTAGAGCAGAAGTGGGCGGTGCGCTCGCGGGATTTTTACCGAGCAATATTGGACAGTCAACCGCAGATTGTTCACTTCTGCGGACATGGTGGTGGCGAAGATGGTATTGTCTTGGAGGATGAAACGGGGCAGGCAGCCTTTGTGCGGGCAGATGCACTCTCTAGTATGTTTAAGCTGTTTGCCGTAAAGGGAGTAGAGTGTGTACTGTTGAATGCTTGCTACTCAGAAGTACAGGCGGAGGCAATTAGTCAACACATTAACTATGTGATTGGCATGAATCAAGCAATTGGGGATAAAGCAGCCATTAATTTTGCCGTAGCGTTTTACGATGCCCTAGGAGCCGGGGAAGAAGTGGAGTTTGCTTTTGAGCTAGGCTGCTCTCAGCTAGTTGGTCTTAAAGAGCATCAGACCCCAGTGCTTAAAAAAAAACTAATTCATCCTGTCTCAATTGAGATTGAACCAGAAGTAATTCTCCCACCAAACCCATATCAGGGATTATCTGCATTTCAGGAGCAGGATGCACAGTTCTTTTTTGGGCAAGAGACATTTGTTGAGTGCTTAGTTCAGGCTACTCGCAAACAGCCCTTAGTCGCAGTAATGGGTCCAAGTGGTAGTGGAAAGTCTTCTGTAGTGTTTGCTGGACTAATTTCACAGTTACGGATGGAAGAAACTTGGCTGATTGAATCGTTCCGCCCTGGAAAGCAACCGTTTGATGAGCTTGCCTACACTTTAGTGCGTCAATTAGAACCAGAACTTGGTAAAACAGAGCAAGTGATAAAGACAGCTAAACTGGCAGAATCCTTGAAAAAAGGTGAAATAACCTTACAGCAGGTAACTTCTCGAATTTTGCAACATAACCCTAACAAAAATTTATTGCTGGTAGCAGATCAGTTTGAGGAACTCTACACTCTTTGCCAGATTAAAGAGGAACAGGAGCGTTTTGTTGATACGTTGTTGGCAGCTATACATCAAACAAGTTTGACGCTGGTCTTGACTCTAAGAGCTGACTTCTACAGCTATGTCCTTTCCTATCGTCCGTTTCGAGATGTATTGCAGCAATTTACGCCTCAGTTGCTAAGTTCAATGAGTAGGGAGGAACTACAGACAGCCATTGAGCAACCTGCCCAAAAGCTAGAAGTGCAATTGGAAGCACATCTAACCGAGCGAATTTTGGATGATGTGGGACAAGAACCAGGTAATTTGCCGTTGTTAGAATTTGCTCTGACCCGACTGTGGGAGAAGCAGCAAAATCGTGTGTTAACTCACCAAGCGTATGATGAGATTGGGGGTGTGAAAAAAGCTTTAGCAAATCATGCTGAACGGGTTTATTGCAAACTCAGTGAGACAGAGCAGAAGCAAGCACAACGGATTTTTCTGCAATTAGTACGTCTGGGGGAAGGAACCGAGGATACCCGCCAACTAGCTACTAGTGCCGAAGTTGGGGAAGAGAATTGGGGATTGGTGACTTATTTAGCTGGCTATAAAGCACGTTTGGTAGTGACGGGACGCAATGAACAGTCAGGGGAAGAAACAGTGGAGGTAGTTCATGAAGCCCTGATCCGAGAATGGCAACGTTTACGCGGATGGATTGATGAAAATCGGGATAAGCTTAAGCAACAGCGCAAAATCGAAGCAGCGGCTAAAGACTGGCGAGATCAGAGAAAGTCGAAGGATTATTTACTCCAAGGGAAAAGATTGACACAAGCAAAGGTTTTTCGACAAGAATACAGTAATACCTATCCTCTGTCTCCCCTTGCTGAGGAGTTAATTCGAGAAAGCCTAAAACAAAAACGATGTAGGCAATTCCAAGCTATTAGTTTTTTAGTAATTCCAGTTATTGCTGTATTGGCTGTGCTCGAACCACGCCTGAGGGAAGAAGTCATCGGAAACGACATTGCCATAATTAATAAAGAAGGTGGTGCAGGGAAACGTCAAGCACTTGAACGTCTAGTCAAAGGGTGTTGGATCGCACTAAGGTTTAAATGGAAGCCCAATTACTTGTCAGAGCGTTTGTTTGGTAATTGCAGACCTCTTAATCAAGCCAACCTCACCGGATCTGACCTCAGTGGAGCAAACCTCAGCGGTGCTAACCTCAGCCATGCCAACTTCACGAAAGCAAATATCAGATCGGCCAACCTCACCGGAGTCGATCTCAGTGGAGCTAACCTAACGGAAGCCTACCTTTGGGATGCCAATCTCACGAAAGCCTACCTTTGGGGAGCCGACTTTACGAAAGCCAACCTCCACAACGTCAACCTCAATGGAGCCAGCCTTGGGGAAGCTAACCTAACGGAAGCCGACTTCAATGGTGCTAACCTCATGGGAGCCAACTTCACGGAAGCCAACCTCACGGGAGCTAATCTTATGGGAACTAACCTAACGAAAGCTAGCTTTAACGCAGCTAATCTTAGGGGTGCCCGTCTCGACGGTGCTAACCTCAGCGATGCCAAACTCAGCAGTGCCGATCTCTTCGATACCAACCTCAGAGGTGCCAACCTCAGCGGTGCCAACCTCAGCAGCGGTAACTACTACGGCAATGCTAAACTCGGCGGTGCTAAACTCAAAGGCTCTTTGTACAACAAAGAAACTAAGTTCCCTCAGAATTTCGTTCCTACTAATCAGCAGATGCACCTTATTGGTCCTAATGTCAACCTCAGTGGTGCCGACCTCATTTCTGCAAACTTCAGCGATGTCAACCTTAGCGGAGCTAACCTCAGCAGTGCCTTACTTGCAGGTGCCAACTTTAGCGGTGCTAACCTTAGCAATGTCAACCTCAGCGGTGCCTTACTTGCGGGTGCCAACTTAATGGAAGCCAAAAACTTGACTCCTGAGCAAGTTAAATCTGCCCAGATGTGGGAGGCAGCAATATACGACGAGGATTTTCATGCAAAACTGGGTTTGAAACTTTAG